In one Nilaparvata lugens isolate BPH unplaced genomic scaffold, ASM1435652v1 scaffold6883, whole genome shotgun sequence genomic region, the following are encoded:
- the LOC120356486 gene encoding LOW QUALITY PROTEIN: opsin, ultraviolet-sensitive-like (The sequence of the model RefSeq protein was modified relative to this genomic sequence to represent the inferred CDS: inserted 2 bases in 2 codons), with protein MFVVNLALCDFMMMVKTPIFIYNSFNXGFATGHLGCQIFATIGSFSGIGASATNAAIAYDRYNVIAKPLDGRMSKGKAFLIILLIWAYVTPWSLMPLYGVWSRFVPEGYLTSCSFDYLTKSESIQYWVGTMFVICYCIPMSLIIYYYSQIVSHVXNHEKALREQAKKMNVDSLRSNQAQQNQSAEVRIAKVAITICFLFVASWTPYAVVAMIGAFGNQ; from the exons ATGTTCGTGGTGAACCTGGCGCTGTGTGATTTCATGATGATGGTGAAGACGCCGATCTTCATCTACAACTCGTTTA CTGGCTTCGCAACGGGCCACCTCGGCTGTCAGATCTTCGCTACCATTGGATCGTTTTCTGGAATCGGTGCCAGTGCTACCAATGCCGCCATTGCTTATGACCGTTACAA TGTGATCGCTAAGCCTTTGGATGGAAGAATGAGCAAGGGAAAGGCTTTTCTCATCATACTACTGATCTGGGCCTATGTCACTCCGTGGTCACTGATGCCCCTCTACGGAGTCTGGAGTAGATTTGTGCCAG AGGGCTACCTGACCAGCTGCTCTTTCGACTACTTGACCAAAAGCGAAAGTATCCAGTATTGGGTTGGGACCATGTTCGTGATTTGCTACTGCATCCCGATGTCACTAATCATCTATTACTACTCTCAAATCGTCAGTCATG TCAACCACGAGAAGGCTCTACGGGAACAA GCGAAAAAGATGAACGTGGACTCTCTACGCAGTAACCAGGCTCAACAGAATCAGTCAGCAGAAGTTCGAATCGCCAAGGTTGCAATCACCATCTGTTTCCTGTTTGTTGCTTCATGGACTCCCTATGCTGTGGTCGCAATGATCGGTGCTTTTGGAAATCAGTAA